One segment of Trachemys scripta elegans isolate TJP31775 chromosome 1, CAS_Tse_1.0, whole genome shotgun sequence DNA contains the following:
- the LOC117871131 gene encoding claudin-8-like, whose amino-acid sequence MACWALQITGLILGGIGMIGTFAITAMPQWRVSAFIEGNIVVFENIWEGLWMNCVYQVNIKMQCKFYDTVLALPPILEVSRGLMCFAVMLSVIAFLTAITGMKCTVCVGENKQVRSNIFLVAGIIFILTGILILIPVSWTASNIIGDFYNPSVHAGLKRDLGAALYLGWVSSAFLMIGGAIFCSFYSCADKPRTWRHSSHSCHRPHKFEHVEMKSTTKHAYV is encoded by the coding sequence ATGGCTTGTTGGGCACTGCAAATCACAGGCCTAATACTTGGAGGCATCGGCATGATTGGGACTTTTGCAATCACTGCCATGCCTCAGTGGAGAGTGTCTGCTTTCATTGAAGGTAACATTGTGGTGTTTGAGAACATCTGGGAAGGACTATGGATGAATTGTGTCTACCAAGTCAACATCAAGATGCAGTGTAAATTCTATGACACCGTACTAGCACTCCCACCTATTTTAGAAGTATCCAGAGGACTGATGTGTTTTGCTGTGATGCTGTCCGTTATTGCCTTTCTGACAGCCATTACTGGCATGAAGTGcactgtgtgtgttggggagaacAAGCAAGTCAGGAGTAACATTTTTCTGGTAGCTGGGATCATTTTTATCCTAACTGGGATTCTAATTTTGATACCTGTGTCTTGGACTGCAAGCaacatcattggagacttttataATCCATCAGTTCACGCAGGATTGAAACGAGACCTGGGAGCTGCCCTCTACTTAGGCTGGGTGAGCTCAGCATTTCTCATGATTGGAGGAGCAATATTTTGTAGCTTTTATAGCTGTGCTGATAAACCCAGAACATGGAGGCATTCATCACATTCCTGCCATAGACCACACAAATTTGAGCATGTGGAAATGAAATCCACAACCAAGCACGCTTATGTCTAG